One Sphingomicrobium sp. XHP0239 DNA segment encodes these proteins:
- a CDS encoding DUF2188 domain-containing protein: protein MADNIWCTPHSDGWQVKRAGATRASSVHDTQEDAWDEARRMGRADEVEVFLQGEDGQIRERHTYGHDPVRHPG, encoded by the coding sequence ATGGCCGACAACATCTGGTGCACCCCCCATTCCGACGGCTGGCAGGTCAAGCGCGCCGGCGCGACCCGCGCCTCCAGCGTCCACGACACGCAGGAAGACGCTTGGGACGAGGCACGCCGCATGGGCCGCGCCGACGAGGTCGAAGTCTTTCTTCAGGGCGAAGACGGCCAGATCCGCGAGCGCCACACCTACGGTCACGACCCCGTGCGCCACCCCGGTTGA
- the ppk2 gene encoding polyphosphate kinase 2, with protein MKGKEYRQAMAPLEEELVAAARWARATGARICVLLEGRDTAGKGGTIRAISRYLNPRQCRIVALPKPTEAEATQWYFQRYVPHLPSAGEIVLFDRSWYNRAGVERVMGFASEAQVDLFLRQAPEFERMLVDDGILLFKYWLSASQVSQEERFAERLADPLKRWKLSPIDAAARTRYADYSRAREAMFAATHRDHAPWTVVDFNDQKQGRLTLIRDLLDRLPDTHVPVAPFDWPALGHEPLEEDFGPLKPIARWSEKTAKDET; from the coding sequence ATGAAGGGCAAGGAATATCGTCAGGCGATGGCGCCGCTCGAGGAGGAACTGGTCGCGGCGGCGCGATGGGCGCGGGCGACGGGCGCGCGGATCTGCGTGCTGCTCGAAGGGCGCGACACGGCGGGGAAGGGCGGGACGATCCGCGCGATCAGCCGCTATCTCAATCCGCGACAATGCCGGATCGTGGCGCTGCCTAAACCGACCGAGGCGGAAGCGACCCAATGGTATTTCCAGCGCTACGTCCCGCATCTGCCGAGCGCGGGGGAGATCGTGCTGTTCGACCGCAGCTGGTACAATCGCGCGGGAGTGGAGCGGGTGATGGGGTTCGCGAGCGAGGCGCAGGTCGACCTGTTCCTCCGTCAGGCGCCCGAGTTCGAACGGATGCTGGTCGACGACGGGATCCTGTTGTTCAAATACTGGCTGTCCGCCAGCCAGGTGAGCCAGGAGGAGCGGTTCGCCGAACGGCTGGCCGATCCGTTGAAGCGGTGGAAGCTGTCGCCGATCGATGCGGCGGCGCGGACGCGATATGCGGACTATTCCCGGGCGCGCGAGGCGATGTTCGCAGCGACGCACCGCGACCATGCGCCGTGGACGGTGGTCGATTTCAACGACCAGAAACAGGGACGGCTGACGCTGATCCGCGATCTGCTCGACCGGCTGCCCGATACGCATGTCCCGGTGGCGCCGTTCGACTGGCCCGCGCTGGGGCATGAGCCGCTGGAGGAGGACTTCGGTCCGTTGAAGCCGATTGCGCGCTGGAGCGAAAAGACCGCGAAGGACGAGACTTAA
- a CDS encoding thermonuclease family protein has translation MGKMRPFRTSRPARRRWPIRASWSSLRTIVLLAAVVGLYALSEPAIVSTGTIFEAERERITGPFSRCGRGRLHACVVDGDTIRLGDRRIRMLGIDAPELFEPACSREADLAAAASAELLRQLNRGDVVMIRDRRDGVDRYGRDLRRLVRDDAGGEVDIAGELVAMGLARRWIGYDVGWC, from the coding sequence ATGGGAAAGATGCGTCCGTTCCGAACGTCGCGACCGGCGCGGCGGCGCTGGCCGATCCGGGCGTCTTGGTCTTCGCTGCGGACCATCGTTCTGCTGGCGGCCGTGGTCGGTCTCTACGCGCTGTCGGAACCGGCGATCGTCTCGACCGGGACCATCTTCGAGGCGGAACGCGAGCGGATCACGGGGCCCTTTTCGCGCTGTGGCCGGGGCCGGCTCCATGCCTGTGTGGTGGACGGGGACACGATCAGGCTAGGGGACCGGCGGATCCGGATGCTGGGTATCGACGCGCCCGAACTGTTCGAACCCGCCTGTTCTCGGGAAGCCGATCTGGCCGCGGCGGCGAGCGCGGAACTGCTGCGGCAGCTCAACCGCGGCGATGTCGTGATGATCCGGGACCGGCGCGACGGGGTGGATCGCTACGGGCGCGACCTGCGCCGGCTGGTGCGCGATGACGCGGGCGGCGAGGTCGATATTGCGGGCGAACTGGTCGCCATGGGTTTGGCGCGGCGGTGGATCGGCTACGACGTCGGTTGGTGCTAG